Proteins encoded in a region of the Sander lucioperca isolate FBNREF2018 chromosome 4, SLUC_FBN_1.2, whole genome shotgun sequence genome:
- the LOC116050935 gene encoding E3 ubiquitin-protein ligase TRIM21-like: protein MAAVSILSSEDQFLCSICLDVFTEPVTIPCGHNFCKNCITEHWNTNDQYLCLMCKKVFNTRPELHVNTFISEMVAQFRQSAQQKASSSSSEQQVSKPGEVPCDVCTGTKLKALKSCLVCLVSYCETHLEPHLTASRLKRHQLIDPVENLEGRMCTEHNKPLELFCKTDQTCVCMLCSVLDHKTHDVVPLKEGYEGKKTKLGKTEAEIQQMIQKRRLKIQEIKHSVDLSEEDADREIAEGVQVFTSLKESVERGLKELINTIKEKQKTTEKQVEAFIKELEQEISELMKRSTEVEQVLRSEDHLHLLQSVQSLNIQQPPPTKDWTEVSVRPSSYEGTVVKAVVQLEETLSEEMKKLLPESELKRVQQYAVDVTLDPDTAHPNLILSDDGKQVNLGDVRKNLPDNPERFSKCANVLGKQSFSSGRFYFEVQVKGKTKWTLGVARESINRKGGITLKPQKGYWTIWLRNKNEYKALADPRVLLSLESPPQKVGVFVDYEEGLVSFYDVDAAALIYSFTGCSFTEKLFPYFSPYMNDGGKNSAPLIISPVRVN from the coding sequence ATGGCTGCTGTGAGCATTCTGTCATCTGaagatcagtttctgtgctccatctgtctggatgtgttcactgaACCTGTCACCATACCATGTGGTCACAACTTCTGCAAAAACTGCATCACTGAACACTGGAATACTAATGACCAGTACCTGTGTCTGATGTGCAAAAAGGTTTTCAACACAAGACCTGAGCTGCACGTCAACACTTTCATCTCTGAGATGGTTGCTCAGTTCAGACAGTCAGCTCAACagaaagccagcagcagcagttcagagcaacaagtgtccaaaccaggagaagttccctgtgacgtctgcactggaaccaaactgaaggccctgaagtcctgcctggtgtgtctggtctcctactgtgagactcacctggagcctcatctGACAGCTTCACGTCTGAAAAGACATCAGCTGATTGACCCTGTGGAGAACCTGGAAGGCAGGATGTGTACGGAGCACAATAAACCTCTGGAGCTGTTCTGCAAGACCGACCAGACATGTGTCTGCATGCTCTGCTCTGTTTTAGACCACAAGACGCATGATGTTGTTCCTCTGAAAGAAGGATATGAAGGAAAGAAGACAAAGCTGGGGAAGACAGAGGCTGAAATCcagcagatgatccagaagagacgactgaagattcaggagatcaaacactcagtcgacctcagtgaggaagatgcagacagagagatagcagaaggtgttcaggtcttcacTTCTCTGAAGGAGTCTGTTGAGAGAGGCCTGAAGGAGCTCATCAACACgatcaaagagaagcagaaaactACAGAAAAACAGGTCGAAGCTTtcatcaaagagctggaacaggaaatctctgagctgatgaagagaagcactgaggtggagcaggtgttacgctctgaagaccacctccatcttctccagagTGTCCAGTCCCTAAACATCCAACAACCTCCACCCACCAAGGACTGGACAGAGGTCAGCGTCCGTCCATCATCATATGAGGGGACTGTGGTGAAAGCTGTGGTTCAGCTGGAGGAGACACTCAGTGAagagatgaagaagctgctcCCTGAGTCTGAGCTGAAGAGGGTCCAGCAGTATGCAGTGGATGTGACTCTTGATCCTGATACAGCACATCCTAAtctcatcctgtctgatgatGGGAAACAAGTGAATCTTGGTGATGTGAGGAAGAATCTCCCAGACAACCCAGAGAGATTTTCTAAGTGTGCTAATGTTTTAGGAAAACAGAGTTTCTCTTCAGGCAGATTTTACTTTGAGGTTCAAGTTAAAGGAAAGACTAAATGGACTTTAGGAGTGGCCAGAGAGTCGATCAACAGGAAGGGAGGCATCACACTGAAACCTCAGAAAGGTTACTGGACTATATGGTTGAGAAATAAAAATGAGTACAAAGCTCTAGCTGACCCTCGTGTCCTTCTCTCTCtggagtctcctcctcagaaggtgggggtgtttgtggattatgaggagggtctggtctccttttatgacgtagatgctgcagctcttatctactcctttactggctgctccttcactgagaaactcttccCATACTTCAGTCCCTATATGAATGATGGTGGTAAAAACTCTGCCCCTCtgatcatctctcctgtcagaGTAAACTAA